A portion of the Musa acuminata AAA Group cultivar baxijiao chromosome BXJ1-1, Cavendish_Baxijiao_AAA, whole genome shotgun sequence genome contains these proteins:
- the LOC103996493 gene encoding ATP-dependent helicase BRM isoform X4, whose protein sequence is MQNSIHQAYFQFALQAAQQKAHGNSVVQQQGKMNMVGSSGRDQDIFMNRLKMQELMSLQAVNKSQMPMLNRPAEQFTHAEKQMEPGCTSTDQRIDQKPFLADGQLASANMVRPMQPLQLLQSQYSLQNLASNQLEMAQVQAMQAWAKEHNIDLSVPANLNLIAQVLPFWQSNRMSVMQKPTESNTTAQKSCLPSSKQLVMPSPVGSENSAHGNSTSDLSGQRGSIKCHQTVPSTSISNGGDTTGLNTNTLQMQQQVADYSRINQNERVVRPTIITSSCGLVNHLPNSCGSMNQPVDKSNAKNAFMGNELQQMQNLRPLQKINRSNILPTVPGNSTVGCQIPTESGFAQTPNHHVGFTKQQLYVLKAQILAFRRLKRGERSLPPEVLQAISDPPVDSQPQHWPVQSGTVNQDLMRIAKSNDNEHKRCVESNDQAEQSAPVNKGQIHLKEESITGEEKAALASQMQGATSLEKGSVCLGSIGKLEESNTTVKSEQEVERGSQNLSTDKVKAVPVDGAVPVPGQLKKPASTSSTAPLRDGVSRKYHGPLFDFPSFTRKHDSLGSSTTNNSTNLTLAYDVKDLLFEEGKIVLDKKRAEKLKKISRLLAINLDRKRIKPDLVIRLQIEERKTKLLDFQARLRDEVERQQQEIMAMPDRPYRKFVRQCEQQRLELIRQVQQLQKASREKQLKSTFQWRKKLLEAHWAIRDARTTRNRGIAKYHERMLKEFSKRKDEDRNKRMEALKNNDMDRYREMLLEQQTNISGDASQRYAVLSSFVSQTEEYLHKLGGKITAAKSHQEVEEAANVAAAAARAQGLSTEEVRAAAACAGEEVMIRNRFSEMNALKESSANKIVIVRYYNLAHAVTERVIRQPSMLRAGTLRDYQLVGLQWMLSLYNNKLNGILADEMGLGKTVQVMALIAYLMEFKTNYGPHLIIVPNAVLVNWKSELLNWLPSISCIFYVGGKDERSKLFSQEVCSVKFNVLVTTYEFIMYDRSKLSKIDWKYIIIDEAQRMKDRESVLARDLDRYRCQRRLLLTGTPLQNDLKELWSLLNLLLPEVFDNRRAFHDWFSKPFQKDGTPHNQEDEWLETEKKVIIIHRLHRILEPFMLRRRVEDVEGSLPRKVSVVLRCRMSAIQGAIYDWIKSTGTIRVDPEDEMRRVQKNPLYQVKMYKNLNNKCMELRKACNHPLLNYPYFSNYSKDFIVRSCGKLWILDRILIKLQRAGHRVLLFSTMTKLLDILEEYLQWRRLIYRRIDGTTSLEDREAAIVDFNHPDSDCFIFLLSIRAAGRGLNLQTADTVVIYDPDPNPQNEEQAVARAHRIGQKREVKVIYMEAVVDKTSSYQKEDELRNGVVGDSEDDLAGKDRYIGSIESLIRNNIQQYKIDMADEVINAGRFDQRTTHEERRMTLEMLLHDEERYQENVHNVPSLQEVNRLIARSKEEVGLFDQMDEDFDWTADMVKHNEVPVWLRASTGEVDAVAASLSKKPSKNILSVNIGLEPSANFSGSSPSKAERRGRPKGPTAQKYPIYQEQDDEDGEESDIDSEERNASEEDGEIGEFDDEESNGADMMLLNHKDQVVEGMDCDNGRYEFSRTMDGSQNVNKLEEAGSTGSSSGSRKLPQSETPSLSSQKFGSLSALDARPCLSSKKRSEELEEGEIAVSGNSHMDLQQSGSWLHDHDDGEDEQVLQPKIKRKRSMRIRPKYAAERNDERSSSERIFAQRSPRLPLHVDHDYGVPSRTENPEAFAEAGLGKNDTSSSLLKQRHNVPSRKISPLQKSGRLSYFCGSAEDENEYSRESWSSRANSSCGPTSVGAKMSDITQRKCKNVISKLQRKIHKDGNQIVPTLSDWWRRNGNSSLAIPLTARSSPLDLQIIERRVDNLDYNGVTDFIADVQLMLKSIVQHCNYTHEVKCEAEKLQGLFFEIMKIAFPDSDFREARNAVTFSSPRGAVMTKSPKPASSSKIKQQTPTSKLETMSFPDKALPHGVTPVDGEGTTKSTSSKHQKESRLVSGGWKEQTPECSQLLTHPGDLVICKKKRKEREKSAVKHRLGLASPSNLGRMGPISPPSSGCGGSAPSPTMNRSSSFPSQRDSRPAQQAKHPLSWRHREMQQLDDGNSGLHSIGDVQWAKPVKRMRTDTSKRRPSHT, encoded by the exons ATGCAGAACTCAATTCATCAAGCTTACTTTCAATTTGCTTTGCAAGCTGCTCAGCAAAAGGCTCATGGGAACTCAGTAGTGCAGCAGCAAGGTAAAATGAATATGGTCGGCTCATCTGGAAGGGATCAAGACATTTTTATGAACAGATTAAAGATGCAAGAACTTATGTCACTTCAGGCAGTTAATAAGTCCCAAATGCCTATGCTTAATAGACCAGCAGAACAGTTCACACATGCCGAGAAGCAGATGGAGCCAGGTTGTACTAGCACTGATCAAAGAATTGATCAAAAACCTTTCCTAGCAGATGGGCAGCTAGCTTCTGCTAACATGGTAAGACCGATGCAGCCATTGCAGTTGCTGCAATCTCAGTATAGTCTGCAGAATCTTGCAAGCAATCAGTTGGAGATGGCACAGGTGCAAGCGATGCAGGCATGGGCAAAGGAACATAATATTGATCTATCTGTTCCTGCTAATTTAAATTTGATTGCTCAAGTTCTGCCCTTCTGGCAGTCGAATAGAATGTCTGTTATGCAGAAGCCAACTGAATCTAACACAACTGCACAGAAATCTTGTTTGCCATCTTCAAAGCAACTGGTAATGCCATCACCAGTTGGCAGTGAAAATTCAGCACATGGGAACTCTACAAGTGATTTGTCTGGCCAGCGTGGCTCCATAAAATGTCATCAAACAGTCCCATCTACTTCAATCTCCAATGGCGGGGATACCACAGGCTTGAACACCAATACTTTGCAAATGCAGCAGCAGGTTGCTGATTATAGCAGGATCAACCAGAATGAGAGAGTTGTCAGACCCACAATTATAACTAGCAGTTGTGGGTTAGTTAACCATTTACCAAATTCATGTGGTAGCATGAACCAGCCGGTAGATAAGTCTAATGCAAAGAATGCTTTTATGGGGAATGAACTGCAGCAAATGCAGAATTTGAGGCCCTTGCAGAAGATAAATCGGTCCAATATATTACCTACAGTTCCTGGAAATAGTACTGTGGGTTGTCAAATTCCAACTGAAAGTGGATTTGCTCAGACACCAAACCATCATGTTGGATTTACAAAGCAGCAGCTTTATGTTCTAAAAGCTCAGATCTTAGCTTTTAGACGGTTGAAG CGTGGTGAAAGAAGTCTGCCACCTGAAGTTCTTCAAGCAATTTCAGATCCCCCAGTTGATTCTCAGCCACAACACTGGCCTGTTCAGTCTGGAACTGTTAACCAGGATTTGATGAGGATTGCCAAGAGCAATGATAATGAGCATAAGAGATGTGTGGAGTCTAATGATCAAGCAGAACAGTCTGCTCCTGTGAATAAAGGACAGATTCATCTGAAGGAGGAATCCATTACTGGagaagagaaagctgcacttGCCAGTCAAATGCAAGGTGCAACAAGTTTAGAAAAGGGATCTGTATGCTTGGGATCTATTGGCAAGTTAGAAGAAAGCAATACTACTGTTAAATCTGAGCAAGAGGTTGAAAGAGGAAGTCAAAATTTGTCCACTGATAAGGTAAAGGCCGTACCAGTGGATGGTGCAGTACCGGTTCCTGGGCAATTGAAAAAGCCTGCCTCAACAAGTAGCACAGCACCTCTCAGAGATGGTGTTTCAAGAAAGTACCATGGTCCACTTTTTGATTTCCCATCATTTACAAGGAAACATGATTCCTTGGGATCATCAACTACAAATAACTCTACTAATTTGACATTGGCTTATGATGTGAAAGATTTGCTGTTCGAGGAAGGTAAGATTGTTCTTGACAAGAAAAGGGCTGAGAAATTGAAGAAGATTAGTAGGTTACTTGCGATTAATTTAGATAGGAAAAGAATTAAGCCGGATCTTGTGATAAGGTTGCAAATTGAAGAGAGAAAAACTAAGCTTCTGGATTTTCAGGCTCGTCTCAGGGATGAAGTTGAACGCCAACAGCAGGAGATAATGGCAATGCCTGATAGACCATACCGCAAGTTTGTTAGGCAATGTGAACAGCAGCGATTGGAGCTAATAAGGCAAGTTCAGCAGCTGCAAAAGGCATCCAGAGAGAAACAATTGAAATCTACTTTTCAGTGGCGTAAGAAGCTCTTAGAGGCTCATTGGGCCATTCGTGATGCTCgtactacacgaaacagaggaatAGCAAAATATCATGAGAGGATGTTAAAGGAGTTTTCAAAGAGGAAGGATGAGGACAGAAATAAAAGAATGGAGGCATTGAAGAACAATGATATGGATAGATACCGTGAAATGTTACTGGAGCAGCAGACAAACATCTCAGGAGATGCATCTCAGCGTTATGctgttctttcttcctttgtgtcCCAGACAGAAGAGTACCTTCACAAGCTTGGGGGAAAAATTACAGCTGCAAAGAGCCATCAAGAGGTTGAAGAGGCAGCAAATGTTGCAGCCGCTGCTGCACGAGCTCAG GGTCTTTCAACAGAAGAAGtaagagcagcagcagcatgtGCAGGAGAGGAGGTAATGATAAGGAATAGGTTTTCTGAAATGAATGCTCTAAAGGAGAGTTCTGCTAACAA GATTGTAATTGTTAGGTATTATAATTTGGCTCATGCTGTGACCGAAAGAGTCATAAGGCAACCTTCAATGTTGCGAGCTGGGACATTAAGAGACTATCAGCTT GTTGGACTACAGTGGATGCTTTCCTTGTACAACAACAAGTTGAACGGAATATTAGCGGATGAGATGGGTCTTGGCAAGACAGTCCAG GTAATGGCATTGATTGCTTACCTGATGGAATTCAAAACTAACTATGGTCCACATTTAATTATAGTACCAAATGCTGTTTTAGTAAATTGGAAG AGTGAGCTGTTAAACTGGCTGCCTTCTATATCATGCATTTTTTATGTTGGTGGGAAGGATGAAAGATCAAAGCTTTTCTCTCAG GAAGTTTGTTCTGTCAAGTTTAATGTACTGGTAACAACATATGAATTTATTATGTATGATCGATCAAAGCTATCAAAAATTGATTGGAAGTACATAATCATTGATGAAGCACAAAGGATGAAGGATAGGGAATCCGTTTTGGCACGCGATCTTGATAGATATCGTTGCCAGAGAAGATTGCTGCTTACTGGTACCCCTTTACAG AACGATCTTAAGGAATTGTGGTCCCTTTTAAATCTACTTCTTCCAGAAGTTTTTGATAATCGCAGGGCATTTCATGATTGGTTCTCAAAGCCCTTTCAGAAAGATGGTACTCCACATAATCAGGAAGACGAGTGGCTTGAGACTGAGAAGAAGGTGATAATTATCCATCGGCTGCATCGGATTCTGGAACCTTTCATGCTAAGAAGACGTGTTGAGGATGTTGAAGGTTCACTTCCTCGAAAG GTCTCTGTTGTCCTAAGATGTCGAATGTCAGCTATTCAAGGTGCCATTTATGACTGGATTAAATCTACTGGTACTATTAGGGTAGATCCTGAGGATGAGATGCGCCGAGTTCAAAAGAATCCACTGTACCAGGTCAAAATGTACAAGAATCTTAACAATAAGTGTATGGAGTTGAGGAAAGCCTGCAATCATCCTTTGCTTAACTATCCTTATTTCAGTAACTATTCCAAGGACTTTATTGTTAGATCATGTGGGAAACTATGGATTCTTGATAGAATTCTCATAAAACTTCAGAGAGCAGGTCATCGCGTTCTTCTCTTTAGTACCATGactaaacttcttgatatattagaGGAATATTTGCAATGGCGGAGGCTTATATATAGACGAATAGATGGTACAACAAGCCTAGAAGATCGAGAAGCAGCAATTGTGGATTTTAACCATCCTGACTCTGATTGCTTTATCTTTTTGCTCAGCATTCGTGCTGCCGGAAGAGGTCTAAATCTCCAGACTGCAGATACAGTTGTGATATATGACCCAGATCCGAATCCTCAAAACGAAGAGCAGGCAGTGGCAAGAGCTCATCGGATTGGACAGAAGAGAGAGGTAAAGGTGATATACATGGAAGCTGTTGTGGATAAAACCTCTAGCTACCAAAAAGAAGATGAATTGAGGAATGGAGTCGTAGGAGATTCAGAGGATGATCTTGCTGGTAAAGATCGCTATATAGGGTCAATTGAGAGCCTTATACGTAACAACATCCAACAATATAAGATAGATATGGCCGATGAGGTCATAAATGCTGGTCGTTTTGATCAAAGAACCACGCATGAGGAAAGACGGATGACTTTGGAGATGCTACTTCATGATGAAGAGAGATATCAAGAGAATGTGCACAATGTTCCTTCTCTACAAGAAGTTAATCGTTTGATTGCTCGTAGCAAAGAGGAAGTTGGGTTGTTTGATCAAATGGATGAAGATTTTGATTGGACTGCAGATATGGTAAAACACAATGAAGTCCCAGTATGGCTTCGAGCTAGTACTGGAGAGGTAGATGCTGTTGCTGCTAGTTTATCAAAGAAGCCTTCGAAAAACATCTTATCAGTCAATATTGGACTGGAACCAAGTGCAAATTTTTCTGGGTCATCTCCCAGTAAAGCTGAAAGGAGGGGCCGCCCCAAGGGTCCAACTGCCCAAAAGTATCCAATCTATCAGGAACAGGATGATGAAGATGGTGAGGAATCAGATATTGACTCAGAGGAGAGGAATGCATCTGAAGAAGATGGAGAAATTGGAGAGTTCGACGACGAAGAGTCCAATGGTGCTGACATGATGCTACTAAACCACAAGGATCAAGTAGTTGAGGGAATGGATTGTGATAATGGCAGATATGAATTCTCACGAACAATGGATGGCAGCCAAAACGTTAATAAATTGGAAGAAGCTGGTTCCACAGGATCATCTTCTGGGAGTCGTAAATTGCCACAATCTGAAACTCCTTCCTTGTCTTCACAAAAGTTTGGATCACTTTCTGCTTTAGATGCCAGACCATGTCTATCTTCAAAAAAAAGG TCTGAGGAGCTAGAGGAAGGTGAAATTGCAGTATCAGGCAATTCCCACATGGATCTGCAACAATCAGGTAGCTGGCTTCATGACCATGATGATGGAGAGGATGAACAGGTTTTGCAACCAAAAATAAAGCGTAAACGGAGTATGCGGATTCGTCCAAAATATGCTGCAGAAAGAAATGATGAAAGATCTAGCAGTGAGAGGATTTTTGCCCAGCGCTCTCCAAGGCTGCCCTTGCATGTTGACCATGATTATGGTGTACCATCAAGGACTGAAAATCCTGAAGCATTTGCTGAGGCTGGTCTGGGAAAGAATGACACAAGTAGCTCACTATTGAAGCAGAGGCATAATGTACCATCAAGAAAAATTTCACCTCTGCAAAAGTCTGGAAGGCTAAGTTACTTTTGTGGGTCTGCAGAAGATGAAAATGAATATTCTAGGGAAAGTTGGAGCAGTAGGGCCAATAGCTCTTGCGGCCCAACCTCTGTGGGTGCAAAAATGTCTGACATTACACAACGAAAG TGCAAGAATGTCATTAGCAAGCTGCAGAGGAAAATACACAAGGATGGTAATCAAATCGTGCCAACATTGTCTGATTGGTGGAGAAGAAATGGGAATTCCAGTCTTGCTATTCCTCTCACTGCAAGGAGTAGCCCACTAGATCTTCAGATAATTGAACGGCGGGTCGACAACTTGGATTACAATGGTGTAACTGACTTTATAGCAGATGTGCAGTTGATGCTGAAAAGTATAGTTCAGCATTGCAACTATACTCATGAG GTGAAGTGTGAAGCAGAGAAGCTCCAAGGTCTGTTCTTCGAGATCATGAAGATTGCTTTTCCAGATTCAGATTTTCGAGAAGCCAGGAATGCAGTGACCTTCTCTAGTCCCAGAGGAGCTGTGATGACAAAATCCCCAAAACCAGCTTCCTCGAGCAAAATTAAGCAACAAACTCCAACAAGTAAGTTGGAGACCATGTCCTTTCCTGATAAGGCCTTACCCCATGGGGTTACTCCTGTGGATGGCGAAGGGACAACCAAGTCAACTTCTTCCAAGCACCAGAAGGAGTCCAGGTTGGTTTCTGGAGGTTGGAAAGAGCAGACACCTGAATGTTCACAATTACTGACGCATCCTGGTGATCTGGTCATCtgcaagaagaagagaaaagaaagagaaaaatctGCTGTCAAGCACAGATTAGGCCTCGCATCGCCATCCAACCTTGGTCGTATGGGCCCCATATCTCCACCCAGCTCAGGATGTGGGGGCTCTGCGCCATCTCCCACCATGAACAGAAGTTCCAGCTTTCCATCGCAGCGAGATTCACGTCCGGCTCAACAGGCAAAACATCCATTGAGCTGGCGGCATCGCGAGATGCAGCAGCTTGATGATGGGAACTCTGGGCTGCATAGCATAGGAGATGTACAATGGGCTAAGCCTGTAAAGAGAATGAGGACAGACACCAGTAAAAGGCGGCCGAGCCATACGTGA